The Rhodopirellula halodulae genome includes the window GTTTGTCCATGAACGTGTTCCGCAACGTCGCTGATCAGAAAAATCGCGGCTCCGACACAGGCATCCGGGGAAGGCACCTGGCCGTTGGGTGTGTGGGCCTGCATCCAGGATTCGACTTTGCGGTCTTGGTTCACGATGTCGGTGAGCGGAGTGCGAACCAGACCGGGGGCCATCGAGTTCACGCGAATTCCGAGCGGCGCAAGCGAAACGCAGAGTGATCGAACCATCGCCGCGACAGCCCCTTTGGACGTGTCATAGGCGGTGTGATCAGGTTCCGCCAAAAATCCATTGATCGAACCGGTGAACAGCACTCGGCCGGCGTTGGAATCCGCCACCCAACGTTTCGCGAAAGCTTGGGTCAGAAAGTATCCCGCGGAGACGTTCAAGTTCATGGTCTTCTCGTAACGCTCCGCCGTCATTTCCAAGTATGGCACGTCGATGAATGTTCCAGCGTTGTTGATCAACGTGTCGCATCCCGGCAGGACTGCATCGATTTGCCTCATTAAATCGTCGAGCCAAATCGTGGGCGGTTCAGAGAGGTCCGCCAGCAACAGCTCCGCCCGCCGCCCAGTCTGTCGACAGGCGTCCAGGGTGGCTTCTGCCGCGGCATCTCGACGAAGACCAATCAGGACGACATCGGCACCAGCAAGTGTCACGCCTCGCGCGATCGCCGCACCGACGCCCTGCGTCCCCCCGGTGAGCACGATCCGCCTGCCATCCAAACGGAAACCATCGGGACGGAAGGCGAATGGATCCGCTGGGGGCTGAGTTGGGTCCGAAGGCATGGACAACCTGAGGCGAGACGAAACGGGCAAAGAAACAAGCAGCGACGGGGTGACGCTGCAAGACGGGAGATCACGCTTCGCTCAAAACGACGGCTGGGTATCCGCGTAGTCAGCAAAGTGTTGCTCCGACTTTTCGCGATCGAAGCCGCCGTCGTGAAGGACGATTCGGAAATGCAGGTCCATGTGTTCTCCGTCAGCGATCTTCACCCCGTCATACTCAGGCTGGCCAAAGTGGTGACGCCCAAATGGGTTGGCGGCGAACAGACCGTAGGTGCGGACGTGCCAGTAGCATTCCTGCAGTTGGTTCTCGGGATGATAGAAGATCGTGATGCCGGCGTTGGGCCACGTCGAAGGATCATCCGAGTCCGATTGCATGATGGGGCCGCTGTAGTCGACCCAAGAAGAAACTTTGCCCCAGGCCTCGCCGTCTTTAAGTCCTTCCGCGTTTTGTCCCGTGCCGCCAAGCTTGGAGTCGACCTTCATCGTGCCCGCGACTCGAACGCCCAGCGTGCCTTCTTTTGTGTCACCAAAGACGACGTCACCGTCGGTCGCTTTTAAACGCACGTCCAAATCGATGACCGTGTCGCCATGTGATTGCGAGAACGTCCAACGACGTTGGTCGCTGAGAACGCGTTTGCCTTCGGGATGGTTCCAATCGTTCTCGGTGGTGATGACGACTCCATTCTGAGTTTGGCTTTTCGTCATCGAGGTCTGCACGACGTAGCCGGTGTGCGGGGTTGGCTTGTCGAGCCAGAAGTCCAGGTCGTTCACGATCCCGTGTGTGAACCATACCGAACGATGGTGATGGTGGTCATCTTTTTCGTACTTTCCTTTCTCTTGCATCGGGTAGTCGCGGGTGAGCGGCAAGCCGGATGGCGAGAGCAAGGGGTAGAGGCCTGGCGTGCCTTCGAGACTTGCGTGGTGGCGTGCGATCAATTTTCCACCGTGAGATATCTCCACATCCATTTGTTGGGAGGCTTTATCATCGGAGGCGACTTCCCGAGCGTCCCAGGCCGATTGGGTTGCGGCGGCGTTTGGTGAATCAGCTGAAACCGTTTGCAGGCTGATCGTTGCAAACGACAGCGCGGCCATCAGGCAGGCAAGCCCACGCGAACCCACTGAGGTTCGGATTTGTGAATCGGATGAAACGATTGGAAGGAAAGCCTTCAGCGAAGGGCGAAGACGTTGTGGCTCAGATTGAGTGCTGGCGGGGCCAAATGGGTTCATTGTCACGTTGTGTGCGTTTGTTTGGAGTGCGTCGTCGGACTGTAGGGGCATGTTGTACCAACCTTCCCCCGATGTGGTGGCGTTGTTTTCCACGTCGTTGGAAGTCGATGGATTATGATAGAGAGGGACGGGGCCGGATGCCATCTTTTCTGATTTCAGGGTTGTGCGGAGCCAATGTGATGAGCCACCGACGTGGTTGGAATTTGCTAATCGCTTTCATCGGCGTGCTGTGGTTGGGGGCGTCGCCCGCTTTGGCTCAACGAGCCAACAAGCGGAATGTGAAACAAGCGTCCGCCGCAACCAAGATCCGGTTGCCGGAAAGCGTTCGCACCAAACAGCGTGTCGACATGGACGTGGCACCCGTTCGCGAATCGAGTCGTGAGGAGATTCGATACGCGGCGAACGAACTCGACACCCTGATCGAACGTGAGTTGTTGGCCGAAGGCATTGCACCCAAGGAACTGGCGAGCGACGAGGTGTTCCTTCGCCGGGTTTACTTGGACGTGGCAGGCCGAATTCCGACGTTGGAAGAGGCTCAGCAATTTCTCGAGTCGACCTCAAAGACACGCCGCGAGGAATTGATCGATCGGTTGTTGTCCAGTCCTGATTACGTCAGCCATTCTTACAACTGGTGGGCCGACACGTTGCGGTTGGTGGATCGACCACAACCGAACTTGGTCGCGGATCCATACAACGGATACGTCAAACAGAGCATCGCTGAAAACAAACCGTACGACAAATGGGTCTACGAGATGCTGACGGCCAGCGGCAAAGTTTGGGACAACCCCGCGACAGGGTTTCAGTTTCGTGACGACGGCATGCCGCTTCCCTACATCGACAACACGGTGCGAGTCTTCCTGGGCACGCAAATTGGCTGTGCTCAATGTCACGACCATCCATTCGACGAGTGGTCGCAGTATCAGTTTTATCAGCTCGCTGCTTTCACCGCGGGCACCAGCACTCGCATGCGAAAAGGCGACCCCGGTTACGAGAAAACCAATCCGGCCAATGCCCTGATCAATCAAGGCAAGGAACACTTTGACAAAGGACGCGTTCCCGGCGAGTTTCAACGGTTGACGCGGGCCAACACCTACGTGGTCAGTGAGAAGCCTCGCAAGTTGCGTTTGCCCCACGACTATGCCTACCGCAATGCCAAGCCCAAAGACATCGTTGAGCCAGCGGTTTTATGGGGCGAAGTCCCTTCGTCCGCCAAAAACGCGACGCCGCGAGAACAATTTGCCGCGTGGGTCACCAGCCCAGAAAACCCACGGTTCAGCAAAACCATCGTCAACCGAGTTTGGAAACGTTTGATGGGCGTCGGGTTCGTTGAACCGATCGACGATTTTCGCGACGAGAATGTGTGCGTCAATGAAGCGGCCATGGATCACCTTTGCCGAGAATTGGTCCGTCGTGGATTTGATTTGAAAGAGCTGACTCGAATGGTTCTTTACAGCCAAACGTATCAACGTCAGGCGACGGACTATGACATCACCAGCGGCGAGTTTTATTACTTCCCTGGACCAACCGTTCGTCGGATGACCGCGGAACAGGTTTGGGATTCCATTTTGACTTTGGCGGTGAACAACCCTTGGCCGTTCCAACGTCCCACCGCGGAAGAGATGCGTCCGGTAATGGATCTGGATTTTTCCAAGGTAGACTTCGACGAGGTGAAGAAACGTTCGGAGCGATTCAAGGAGACTTACTTCGCTTCGGTTTACAAGCGTGGGCTGAACCAGCACGCCTATCAGCGAAACATTCTTTGCCGTGCCAGTGAGTTGCCATCGCCGCTGCCCAACGATCATTTCCTGCGGCAATTCGGCCAGGGCGACCGCGAGGTCATCAATGGTTCGCAGGACGAGGCGACCGTGCCACAAATTTTGGCAATGTTCAATGGTCCGATCACGCATGTGATGTTGGAACCCGGATCGGCGCTCGTGGACAATGTCTTGAAAGTTAGCAACACCAAGAAACGCATCGACGCGATTTTCCTGAGTGTGTTGACTCGCAAACCATCCGCGGACGATCGAATCATTGCTTCTCGAGAGTTGTCCAGCCGGAATCTCTCCGGTGTTGGGTACGGCAACATCATTTGGGCGCTGCTGAACACTCGCGAATTTTTATTCATTCAATGAGCGAAAGCTTGCACGCAATCCATGTCTCCCGAATTTCCCAAATTTCGCGACTAGCCGATTGCTCGAGCCGCTGGCGATCGCAATCACCAGTTTTTGATTGACCTTCATCATCCACCTCCATTCTTTTCACCCGCGTATCCCCACCGCGAGATCGAATCATGGCCGGAATCGAATTCACTCTGGAAGACCGCCGTCGCTTCATCAGTCGATTGGCAAAGCAAACATTGGGCGTGTCCTTCGCTGGGGGCGTTTTGGGCGGTCCATGGTGGGATGAATTGTCTCCATCGGCGCGGGCCCATGCCGCGTCGGCTTCATCGAAGAAAGCCAAGCACATCATCTATCTGTTCATGGATGGTGCCATGTCTCACCTGGACACCTTTGATCCCAAGGTGGGTGTGGAGGAAGCGGGTGAGACCAAACCGATCGCCACCCGTGTGCCTGGCAT containing:
- a CDS encoding SDR family NAD(P)-dependent oxidoreductase, which gives rise to MPSDPTQPPADPFAFRPDGFRLDGRRIVLTGGTQGVGAAIARGVTLAGADVVLIGLRRDAAAEATLDACRQTGRRAELLLADLSEPPTIWLDDLMRQIDAVLPGCDTLINNAGTFIDVPYLEMTAERYEKTMNLNVSAGYFLTQAFAKRWVADSNAGRVLFTGSINGFLAEPDHTAYDTSKGAVAAMVRSLCVSLAPLGIRVNSMAPGLVRTPLTDIVNQDRKVESWMQAHTPNGQVPSPDACVGAAIFLISDVAEHVHGQTLLVDGGMSTWQQPDPPPT
- a CDS encoding DUF6807 domain-containing protein, with translation MASGPVPLYHNPSTSNDVENNATTSGEGWYNMPLQSDDALQTNAHNVTMNPFGPASTQSEPQRLRPSLKAFLPIVSSDSQIRTSVGSRGLACLMAALSFATISLQTVSADSPNAAATQSAWDAREVASDDKASQQMDVEISHGGKLIARHHASLEGTPGLYPLLSPSGLPLTRDYPMQEKGKYEKDDHHHHRSVWFTHGIVNDLDFWLDKPTPHTGYVVQTSMTKSQTQNGVVITTENDWNHPEGKRVLSDQRRWTFSQSHGDTVIDLDVRLKATDGDVVFGDTKEGTLGVRVAGTMKVDSKLGGTGQNAEGLKDGEAWGKVSSWVDYSGPIMQSDSDDPSTWPNAGITIFYHPENQLQECYWHVRTYGLFAANPFGRHHFGQPEYDGVKIADGEHMDLHFRIVLHDGGFDREKSEQHFADYADTQPSF
- a CDS encoding DUF1549 and DUF1553 domain-containing protein, producing the protein MPSFLISGLCGANVMSHRRGWNLLIAFIGVLWLGASPALAQRANKRNVKQASAATKIRLPESVRTKQRVDMDVAPVRESSREEIRYAANELDTLIERELLAEGIAPKELASDEVFLRRVYLDVAGRIPTLEEAQQFLESTSKTRREELIDRLLSSPDYVSHSYNWWADTLRLVDRPQPNLVADPYNGYVKQSIAENKPYDKWVYEMLTASGKVWDNPATGFQFRDDGMPLPYIDNTVRVFLGTQIGCAQCHDHPFDEWSQYQFYQLAAFTAGTSTRMRKGDPGYEKTNPANALINQGKEHFDKGRVPGEFQRLTRANTYVVSEKPRKLRLPHDYAYRNAKPKDIVEPAVLWGEVPSSAKNATPREQFAAWVTSPENPRFSKTIVNRVWKRLMGVGFVEPIDDFRDENVCVNEAAMDHLCRELVRRGFDLKELTRMVLYSQTYQRQATDYDITSGEFYYFPGPTVRRMTAEQVWDSILTLAVNNPWPFQRPTAEEMRPVMDLDFSKVDFDEVKKRSERFKETYFASVYKRGLNQHAYQRNILCRASELPSPLPNDHFLRQFGQGDREVINGSQDEATVPQILAMFNGPITHVMLEPGSALVDNVLKVSNTKKRIDAIFLSVLTRKPSADDRIIASRELSSRNLSGVGYGNIIWALLNTREFLFIQ